Proteins from a genomic interval of Cucumis melo cultivar AY chromosome 7, USDA_Cmelo_AY_1.0, whole genome shotgun sequence:
- the LOC103487666 gene encoding toMV resistance protein Tm-1(GCR237)-like — MSKALESYLSKAKEDGIIAGVIGLGGSGGTSLISFALKSLQIGIPKLIVSTVASGQTESYIGTSDVILFPSIVDVCGINSVSRVILSNAGAAFAGMVVGRLETLKDSCDFNGKPTVGLTMFGVTTPCVNAVKERLLKEGYETLVFHATGVGGKAMESLVKEGFIQGVLDITTTEVADYLIGGVMACDSTRFDAIIEKRIPLVLSVGAVGMVNFGSKDTIPSNFHGRNIYEHNKQVSLMRTTVEENKKIAHFIADKINNSSAKVRVCLPRNGVSALDAPGKSFYDPKATATLIEELQKAIQLNNDRQVKVYSYHINDPEFAEELVNSFLEITPKDTDSCGPKLVLAETSQDLRKMGRFCMAGRGSLAGLLPFADANAIVLEMANEVLPVSSIFYVPADSQS, encoded by the exons ATGAGTAAAGCACTTGAATCTTATCTTAGTAAAGCCAAGGAGGATGGGATTATTGCTGGAGTTATAGGACTTGGAGGCAGTGGAGGGACGTCTCTGATATCCTTTGCGTTAAAATCTCTTCAAATTGGAATACCTAAGCTTATCGTCTCGACAGTTGCGAGTGGTCAGACAGAATCTTATATCGGGACATCTGATGTGATACTTTTCCCGTCTATAGTGGATGTGTGTGGGATTAATAGTGTCAGTAGGGTTATTTTATCCAATGCTGGTGCTGCATTTGCTGGAATGGTGGTTGGACGACTTGAGACGTTGAAAGATTCTTGTGATTTCAATGGAAAACCAACAGTGGGTTTAACAATGTTTGGGGTTACGACTCCCTGTGTCAATGCTGTTAAAGAAAGATTGCTTAAAGAAGGATACGAAACCCTTGTTTTTCATGCTACTGGGGTTGGGGGGAAGGCAATGGAATCTCTGGTCAAAGAGGGATTTATACag GGAGTCTTGGACATCACCACCACAGAGGTCGCAGACTACTTAATTGGAGGTGTCATGGCTTGTGACAGTACCCGCTTTGATGCCATTATAGAGAAGAGGATCCCATTAGTTCTAAGTGTAGGAGCAGTGGGTATGGTGAACTTTGGATCCAAAGATACAATACCCTCAAATTTTCACGGAAGGAATATATATGAACATAATAAACAG GTTTCTCTAATGCGAACTACGGTGGAGGAGAACAAAAAAATTGCTCATTTTATAGCTGATAAGATCAACAATTCATCAGCGAAGGTTCGTGTTTGCCTGCCACGGAATGGTGTATCTGCTCTGGATGCACCAGGGAAGTCATTTTATGATCCTAAGGCTACTGCTACTCTTATAGAGGAACTACAGAAAGCTATTCAGTTAAATAATGATAGGCAG GTGAAGGTATATTCTTATCATATTAATGATCCTGAGTTCGCTGAGGAATTGGTTAACTCATTCTTGGAAATTACTCCAAAAGATACGGACTCGTGTGGCCCAAAACTTGTTTTAGCTGAAACTAGTCAAGACCTTCGAAAGATGGGGCGGTTTTGCATGGCTGGAAGGGGTTCTTTAGCAGGTTTGCTGCCTTTTGCCGATGCTAATGCCATAGTGCTTGAAATGGCCAATGAAGTATTGCCTGTAAGTTCTATCTTCTATGTACCTGCTGATTCACAAAGTTAA